One Oceanicoccus sagamiensis genomic region harbors:
- a CDS encoding TonB-dependent receptor domain-containing protein → MKKLLFTRLASIAVFTAGITAHAANELAIQANISQSDQRAYSIRVDGNTQSLPGNSVVTFDLSEGSHNVQLLAEGDEVHAFTFNSKQNQLTDIVIEVNADGATETIRSLPASDMDNSIINAGTLVRGKAEPAAARASNANIEEVTVVAKVSVSSLEETERYSSNVIDTMGEEEMERSGDTNVALAMSRIVGVTIQEGKYANVRGLDGRYISSTLNGLLMPSTDPMRRDVQLDLFPANIIGAIEIQKSYSADLLGSTTGGSVKMKTKGLPDEKTTEIALGMGYNFDVTGDDILSYRGSDGDWAGYDSGLRDIPSNVVNATDGGRSLTICDPSVDPVRCTAPLTAASYGVQFQDDYNLSQKTAHPDVAASISHGNIVEHSFGEIGYYGTVGYKYTTKDRLDAELNDPSATVGEYARSTQNTNVNAYFITGYQFDGGDEILSKTIYLHNTDDIARREVGTDNEDNGIERVVLEWVEREFIAQHFSGDHAFAVGDQDHILDWNAGYSVTDRYEPDRRTYSYLNGVLATSAFERRWSELDEDSVDLSVDYKIPFTIGDDVYAEFKIGALYSDRSREVELIRFGVQRGDNADEISFADTENLEDVLSYYNYVLDRVRLGTNTTDTDSYDADEDVNAAYASALFEFGEDLTVLAGVRQEEFTQDLTYPNEDTASNSLESDETLPSLALTYRFDSQFQLRAGYSNTVSYPGIIERSESLSYDPDTDDPIFGNPDLEVSTIDNFDLRLEYYITDLETISLALFYKDIDSPIERAVPDASGSAADGITYRNAESAELEGVELDFTKYLIDTGDTLAFISGNVSYIDSEVELDEDSIRLEGEDSIGRELQGQSPWLANLQFGFDDYQDQQKFTLLVNFFDDRIYRVTRGGNNGPEYEKGRVSVDFTYEKTFERLEDSVVLKLKLKNILDEEFEKERNGQVIESYTEGTSLSLGLSYEF, encoded by the coding sequence ATGAAAAAGTTGTTGTTCACCAGATTGGCCAGTATTGCGGTATTCACGGCCGGGATTACAGCCCATGCCGCCAACGAGTTGGCCATCCAGGCTAATATTTCTCAATCCGATCAGCGGGCCTATTCGATTCGGGTCGACGGTAACACGCAATCGCTGCCGGGCAATAGCGTGGTCACCTTTGATTTGAGTGAAGGTAGTCACAACGTGCAGTTGTTGGCAGAGGGTGATGAAGTACATGCCTTTACATTTAACAGCAAACAGAATCAATTGACGGATATTGTTATCGAAGTCAACGCTGATGGTGCCACTGAGACTATCCGCTCTTTGCCGGCCAGTGATATGGATAACAGTATCATTAATGCGGGGACTCTGGTTCGCGGTAAGGCCGAGCCTGCAGCTGCCCGTGCCAGCAACGCAAATATTGAAGAAGTAACGGTGGTGGCCAAGGTTTCCGTGTCATCACTGGAGGAGACCGAGCGTTACTCCTCCAATGTGATCGACACCATGGGTGAAGAAGAAATGGAGCGCTCCGGTGATACCAATGTGGCACTGGCGATGTCGCGGATTGTGGGTGTCACTATTCAAGAAGGAAAATATGCCAACGTTCGAGGTCTGGATGGCCGCTATATCTCCAGTACTTTAAATGGCTTGTTAATGCCAAGTACGGATCCCATGCGCCGTGATGTGCAATTGGATTTATTCCCGGCAAATATTATCGGTGCTATCGAAATTCAAAAATCCTACTCAGCAGATCTGTTAGGCAGCACTACCGGCGGCAGTGTCAAAATGAAAACCAAAGGTTTGCCCGATGAAAAAACCACCGAGATTGCCCTCGGTATGGGCTATAACTTCGACGTTACCGGCGATGATATTCTTAGCTACCGTGGCAGTGATGGTGACTGGGCAGGTTATGACAGTGGCTTGCGTGATATCCCCAGCAATGTGGTTAATGCGACGGATGGTGGTCGTTCACTAACGATCTGCGATCCCTCCGTTGACCCGGTGCGCTGTACTGCGCCACTGACAGCCGCCTCATACGGTGTGCAATTCCAGGATGACTATAACCTCAGTCAGAAAACAGCCCATCCGGATGTGGCGGCTTCCATTTCCCATGGCAATATCGTCGAGCATAGCTTCGGTGAAATCGGTTACTACGGTACGGTGGGTTACAAATACACTACCAAGGATCGCTTGGATGCCGAGTTAAATGACCCCTCAGCCACCGTAGGTGAATATGCCCGCAGTACCCAGAACACCAACGTTAATGCCTATTTTATTACCGGCTATCAATTTGATGGTGGCGATGAAATTTTAAGTAAAACCATTTACCTGCATAACACCGACGATATTGCTCGCCGTGAAGTTGGTACCGACAACGAAGACAACGGCATTGAGCGCGTGGTACTGGAATGGGTAGAGCGTGAGTTTATTGCCCAACACTTTAGCGGCGACCATGCGTTTGCGGTGGGTGACCAGGATCATATTCTCGATTGGAATGCCGGCTACTCGGTCACGGACCGCTACGAGCCCGACCGTCGCACTTATTCTTACCTTAATGGTGTGCTGGCAACATCGGCCTTTGAGCGCCGTTGGTCAGAGCTGGACGAAGACAGTGTGGATTTATCGGTTGATTATAAAATCCCCTTTACCATTGGCGATGATGTTTATGCAGAATTCAAGATTGGCGCACTGTATTCCGATCGCTCCCGTGAAGTGGAATTAATCCGCTTTGGTGTGCAGCGCGGTGATAATGCCGATGAGATTTCTTTTGCCGATACCGAAAACCTCGAAGACGTGCTGTCTTACTACAACTATGTGTTAGATCGGGTAAGGCTGGGTACCAATACCACCGATACCGATTCCTACGATGCGGATGAAGATGTTAATGCCGCCTATGCCTCGGCACTGTTTGAGTTTGGTGAAGACCTGACAGTATTAGCCGGTGTACGCCAGGAAGAGTTTACCCAGGACTTGACCTATCCCAATGAAGATACCGCTTCCAACTCCCTGGAATCGGATGAGACCCTGCCGTCACTGGCGCTTACTTACCGCTTCGACAGCCAGTTCCAGTTGCGCGCTGGCTACAGTAATACCGTCTCTTACCCCGGTATTATCGAGCGTTCTGAATCACTGTCTTATGACCCGGATACCGATGACCCGATCTTTGGTAATCCTGATTTGGAAGTCAGCACCATCGATAATTTCGATCTGCGTTTAGAGTATTACATCACTGACCTCGAAACGATTTCGCTGGCCCTGTTCTACAAGGATATTGATAGCCCGATTGAGCGCGCTGTACCAGACGCCTCCGGTTCAGCGGCTGACGGTATCACTTACCGCAATGCAGAGTCTGCGGAACTGGAAGGGGTAGAGCTGGATTTTACCAAGTACCTGATTGATACCGGTGACACACTGGCTTTTATTTCTGGCAACGTCTCTTATATCGATTCAGAAGTGGAGTTAGATGAGGATTCGATTCGCCTTGAAGGTGAAGACTCCATTGGTCGCGAACTGCAAGGCCAGTCGCCCTGGTTGGCCAATTTACAGTTCGGTTTTGATGACTATCAGGATCAACAAAAATTTACCTTGCTGGTTAATTTCTTTGACGATCGTATTTACCGGGTAACACGCGGCGGCAATAACGGACCCGAATATGAAAAAGGGCGAGTCTCGGTAGATTTTACTTATGAGAAAACCTTTGAGCGTCTGGAAGACAGTGTGGTGCTGAAACTAAAACTTAAAAATATTCTGGATGAAGAATTTGAAAAAGAAAGAAATGGGCAGGTGATTGAGTCTTATACCGAAGGTACATCTTTATCACTGGGTTTAAGTTACGAATTTTAA